The Janthinobacterium lividum genome has a window encoding:
- a CDS encoding glycine zipper 2TM domain-containing protein — protein MNTTTTASRIHPLMAGAAISVTVLCLVGAASIAGILPNSRANVPADVAAMTPASAAALAAPATAPVTAPLAAPVVAQAALAPAPAPVVHKHVVHHTQVAQARPAYNDNNDGYRETAYREPVRQPQPVPAPAPAQPNYVGIGTGAVIGGLIGNQVGGGRGKALATVAGVIGGGMLGNAVQNQVQQPQR, from the coding sequence ATGAACACGACGACTACCGCCAGCCGTATCCACCCCTTGATGGCCGGCGCCGCCATTTCCGTGACGGTCCTGTGCCTGGTGGGCGCGGCGTCCATCGCCGGCATCCTGCCCAATTCGCGGGCGAATGTACCTGCCGATGTGGCCGCCATGACGCCGGCCAGCGCCGCTGCCCTGGCAGCGCCCGCGACTGCTCCCGTGACTGCACCGCTTGCCGCGCCTGTCGTTGCGCAAGCTGCCCTGGCACCTGCTCCGGCGCCTGTCGTGCACAAGCACGTCGTACACCACACGCAAGTGGCGCAGGCGCGCCCCGCCTACAATGACAACAATGATGGTTACCGCGAGACAGCCTACCGCGAACCCGTACGCCAGCCGCAGCCAGTGCCTGCGCCAGCACCGGCACAACCGAACTACGTGGGCATCGGCACGGGCGCCGTCATCGGCGGCTTGATCGGCAACCAGGTAGGTGGCGGCCGCGGCAAGGCGCTGGCGACGGTGGCCGGCGTGATCGGCGGCGGCATGCTGGGTAATGCGGTACAAAATCAAGTGCAGCAACCACAGCGTTAA
- a CDS encoding succinylglutamate desuccinylase, whose product MTQEVLQVGQGAGGLPPAVQALAQADFSGVAQLFANAGFTVALPAPGMLQVVKPQADAGRASVAVSVGVHGDETGPIEVLAHLLDALSRDAATLAVDLLVCVGNVDAIRAGKRFIDADLNRMFRPVRGSLAQAAESARADEMIAATKAFFEAAGPVRWHLDLHTAIRPSVYPTFAIVPDLVADDAKTQLIDWLGQAAIGAIIMNPQSAGTYSYYSAEHFGAAASTVELGRVGTLGQNDLSLFDDVSRALDGLLRGLPAQAVKAAPHVFKVAQEIIKHSDEFRMAFDRSTQNFTSLPQHAVIASDGDHVYTVQHAEELVVFPNPDVRVGLRAGLMVVRTS is encoded by the coding sequence ATGACGCAAGAAGTACTACAAGTTGGACAGGGCGCTGGCGGCTTGCCGCCAGCCGTGCAGGCGCTGGCGCAGGCTGATTTCAGCGGCGTGGCGCAGCTGTTCGCCAATGCCGGTTTCACGGTGGCCTTGCCGGCGCCGGGCATGCTGCAAGTGGTCAAGCCGCAAGCCGATGCGGGCCGCGCCAGCGTGGCCGTCTCGGTGGGTGTGCATGGCGACGAAACGGGGCCGATCGAAGTGCTGGCGCATCTGCTCGACGCCCTGTCGCGCGATGCGGCGACGCTGGCCGTCGACCTGCTCGTTTGCGTGGGCAATGTCGATGCGATCCGGGCCGGCAAGCGTTTTATTGACGCCGACCTGAATCGCATGTTCCGTCCCGTGCGGGGGAGCCTGGCGCAGGCGGCGGAAAGCGCACGCGCCGATGAAATGATCGCTGCGACAAAAGCGTTCTTTGAAGCGGCGGGACCCGTGCGCTGGCACCTGGATTTGCATACGGCCATCCGGCCTTCCGTGTACCCCACGTTTGCCATCGTGCCGGACCTGGTGGCCGACGACGCCAAGACGCAGCTGATCGATTGGCTGGGCCAGGCGGCCATCGGCGCCATCATCATGAATCCGCAGTCGGCCGGCACCTACAGCTATTACTCGGCCGAACATTTCGGCGCGGCCGCCAGCACGGTGGAACTGGGCCGCGTGGGCACCCTGGGGCAGAACGATTTGTCCCTGTTCGACGACGTGTCGCGGGCGCTGGACGGCCTGCTGCGCGGCTTGCCTGCGCAAGCCGTCAAGGCCGCGCCACACGTGTTCAAGGTGGCGCAGGAAATCATCAAGCACAGCGATGAATTCCGCATGGCTTTTGATCGCAGCACGCAGAATTTCACGTCCCTGCCGCAGCATGCCGTGATCGCCAGCGATGGCGATCATGTGTACACGGTGCAGCACGCGGAAGAGCTGGTGGTGTTTCCGAACCCGGACGTGCGCGTGGGCTTGCGCGCGGGGCTGATGGTGGTGCGTACCTCCTGA
- a CDS encoding NADH:flavin oxidoreductase/NADH oxidase — protein sequence MSQLFTPYALGPLQVANRIAIAPMCQYSADNGNATDWHMIHLGHLALSGAGLLMTEATAVSPEGRISAEDLGLWSDANQAALANVVQAIRRHAPIPLVVQLGHAGRKASSRAPWQGGACVRLADGGWQTVAPSAIAHAPGETVPIALDEMGLLQIKGAFVAAAQRVHALGIEGIELHAAHGYLLHQFLSPLSNQRTDAYGGSLENRMRFPLEVYEAVRAAVPATVAVGVRLSATDWVEGGWEIEQSVRFAQELKQLGADFIHVSSGGISPQQQIPVGPGYQVAFAERIKRDSGLPTISVGLITEAQQAEDIIANGQSDMVALARAILFDPRWPWHAAAQLGAQVSAPPQYWRSQPREFKHLFGDTTLGQR from the coding sequence ATGAGCCAGCTATTCACGCCGTATGCACTGGGGCCGCTGCAGGTGGCCAACCGCATCGCCATCGCGCCCATGTGCCAGTACTCGGCCGACAACGGCAACGCCACCGACTGGCACATGATCCACCTGGGCCACCTGGCCCTGTCCGGCGCGGGATTGCTGATGACGGAAGCGACGGCCGTCTCGCCCGAGGGACGCATCTCGGCCGAAGACCTGGGCCTGTGGTCGGATGCGAATCAAGCTGCGCTGGCAAACGTGGTGCAGGCAATCCGCCGCCACGCGCCGATTCCGCTGGTGGTGCAGCTGGGCCATGCGGGACGCAAGGCGTCGAGCCGCGCGCCCTGGCAGGGCGGAGCCTGCGTGCGCCTGGCCGATGGTGGCTGGCAAACGGTGGCGCCATCAGCCATCGCCCACGCGCCCGGCGAAACCGTGCCGATCGCCCTGGACGAGATGGGTTTGCTGCAAATCAAGGGCGCCTTTGTTGCTGCCGCCCAGCGCGTGCATGCGCTGGGCATCGAAGGCATCGAATTGCATGCGGCGCACGGTTATTTGCTGCACCAGTTCCTCTCGCCCCTGTCCAATCAGCGCACGGATGCGTATGGCGGCAGCCTGGAAAACCGCATGCGTTTCCCGCTGGAAGTCTATGAAGCCGTGCGCGCCGCCGTGCCGGCCACGGTGGCCGTAGGCGTGCGCCTTTCCGCCACCGACTGGGTCGAGGGCGGCTGGGAAATCGAGCAAAGCGTGCGCTTCGCGCAGGAACTCAAGCAACTGGGCGCCGACTTCATCCACGTCTCCAGCGGTGGGATTTCGCCGCAGCAGCAAATCCCCGTGGGCCCGGGCTACCAGGTGGCGTTTGCCGAACGCATCAAGCGCGACAGCGGCTTGCCCACCATCAGCGTGGGCTTGATCACCGAAGCGCAGCAGGCGGAAGACATCATCGCCAACGGCCAGTCCGACATGGTGGCGCTGGCGCGCGCCATCCTGTTCGACCCGCGCTGGCCCTGGCATGCGGCGGCTCAGCTGGGCGCGCAAGTGTCGGCGCCGCCGCAGTACTGGCGCTCGCAGCCGCGCGAATTCAAGCACCTGTTCGGCGACACGACCCTGGGCCAGCGCTAA
- a CDS encoding ATP-binding cassette domain-containing protein, protein MPALLQLDRLSFVLPDGRALFSDLQFAFAPQRIGLVGDNGVGKSVLARLLAGQAPPSSGAVRCDGSVHYVAQELDPQHYPSVAALAGMENLLVALARIASGSIDEADYALVGERWDAHARLRHALDGLDLRHVDADTPTASLSGGERQRIALQGAWLSQADWLVLDEPSNHLDAQQRARLVVQMTRWPGGLLLISHDRGLLEHVDAIAELSPQGLRSYGGNYTMYAQQRALEQAGFAAALQAEKAGAKREQREAQQQAERQQRRVGRGEREGREGNQSKLLLDAKKEKSQDSQGKLRVRAQEAQQARQQRVMVASARCAPEAERLLLAPESLVPNGKLILEMRGLVLPHGQAHAINLVLSGPRRLAVTGDNGSGKSTLLRVIAGQLAPASGELRCHAQVAWLDQHAGLQDGEWSAVQRLQARNSTVAEGALRTRLALLGIAGARATMPSRLLSGGERMKVALAAELYAQTPPQLLLLDEPDNHLDLVSLQALEQMLLQYQGALLVVSHDQAFLEAINLDPEGLTLHK, encoded by the coding sequence ATGCCCGCATTACTACAACTCGACCGTCTTTCCTTTGTGCTGCCCGATGGCCGCGCCCTGTTTTCCGATTTGCAATTTGCCTTTGCCCCGCAACGTATCGGCCTCGTCGGCGATAATGGCGTGGGCAAGAGCGTCCTGGCGCGCCTGCTGGCAGGCCAGGCGCCGCCGTCTTCCGGCGCCGTGCGCTGCGATGGCAGCGTGCATTACGTGGCGCAGGAACTCGATCCGCAACACTATCCCAGCGTGGCGGCGCTGGCCGGCATGGAGAACTTACTGGTCGCGCTGGCGCGCATCGCCTCCGGCAGCATCGACGAGGCCGATTACGCACTGGTGGGCGAACGCTGGGATGCCCACGCCCGCCTGCGCCACGCGCTCGATGGACTCGATCTGCGCCATGTCGATGCCGATACGCCAACGGCTAGCCTCAGCGGTGGCGAGCGCCAGCGCATCGCCCTGCAAGGCGCCTGGCTGTCGCAGGCGGACTGGCTGGTGCTCGATGAACCGAGCAACCATCTCGACGCGCAGCAACGCGCCCGCCTGGTGGTGCAGATGACGCGCTGGCCTGGCGGCTTGCTGTTGATCAGCCATGACCGCGGCTTGCTGGAGCACGTCGATGCCATCGCCGAGTTGTCGCCCCAGGGCTTGCGCAGCTATGGCGGCAATTACACTATGTATGCGCAGCAGCGCGCGCTGGAGCAGGCCGGTTTTGCGGCGGCCCTGCAGGCGGAAAAGGCGGGCGCCAAACGCGAACAGCGCGAGGCGCAGCAGCAGGCCGAGCGCCAGCAGCGTCGTGTCGGACGTGGTGAGCGCGAGGGCCGCGAAGGCAACCAAAGCAAGCTGCTGCTGGACGCGAAAAAGGAGAAAAGCCAGGATAGCCAGGGCAAGCTGCGTGTGCGCGCCCAAGAGGCGCAGCAGGCGCGCCAGCAACGGGTGATGGTGGCCAGCGCCCGTTGTGCGCCCGAGGCCGAACGGCTGTTGCTGGCGCCCGAGAGCCTGGTACCCAACGGAAAACTGATCCTGGAGATGCGCGGGCTGGTCTTGCCGCATGGCCAGGCGCACGCCATCAACCTGGTGCTCAGCGGGCCGCGCCGCCTGGCCGTGACGGGAGACAATGGCAGCGGCAAGTCAACCCTGCTGCGCGTAATCGCCGGGCAACTGGCGCCCGCCAGCGGTGAGCTGCGCTGCCACGCGCAGGTGGCCTGGCTGGACCAGCATGCGGGACTGCAAGACGGCGAGTGGAGTGCCGTGCAACGCTTGCAGGCACGCAATAGCACTGTGGCGGAAGGGGCCTTGCGCACGCGGCTGGCGCTGCTGGGCATTGCCGGTGCGCGCGCCACCATGCCCAGCCGTTTGCTCAGCGGCGGCGAACGCATGAAGGTAGCGCTGGCGGCCGAACTGTATGCGCAGACGCCGCCGCAACTGTTGCTGCTCGACGAACCCGACAATCACCTGGATCTGGTCAGCCTGCAGGCGCTGGAGCAGATGCTGCTGCAATATCAGGGTGCGTTACTTGTGGTTTCGCACGACCAGGCATTTTTGGAAGCGATAAACCTTGACCCGGAGGGCTTGACATTGCACAAGTGA
- a CDS encoding DUF2167 domain-containing protein has translation MLKRLLTALLCLTFSGLTAAAPADEKASAPEMTAEQFLAQLHLQRGKITLPGGIATLDLPANFRYLSPADAERVLVDAWGNPPGMESLGMIVPAKTSVLERDSWGVIVTYEKEGHIKDDDADSIKYDELLKDMQASVLENNAERKKQGYPGMHLMGWAEKPSYAKDTHKLYWAKDLMVDGGEHSLNYNVRVLGREGVLNLNAIASMQQIEAIKKEMQQVTAFTEFTEGNRYTDFDSKTDKVAEYGLAALVAGGVASELGLFGKLLALLLAFKKVLILAVVGGGAAIVKFLGGKRKDKQALQPLPQAEPVAQPDRAPDGKVNLDK, from the coding sequence ATGTTGAAACGCCTGCTGACAGCCCTGCTGTGCCTGACCTTCTCCGGCCTGACGGCTGCCGCCCCTGCCGATGAGAAGGCATCCGCTCCGGAAATGACGGCCGAGCAATTCCTCGCCCAGTTGCACTTGCAGCGCGGCAAGATCACTTTGCCAGGCGGCATCGCCACCCTGGATTTGCCAGCCAACTTCCGTTATTTGTCGCCAGCGGACGCCGAGCGCGTGTTGGTCGATGCCTGGGGCAACCCACCGGGCATGGAGTCGCTGGGCATGATCGTGCCCGCCAAGACCAGCGTGCTCGAGCGCGATAGCTGGGGTGTCATCGTCACGTATGAAAAGGAAGGGCATATCAAGGATGACGATGCAGACAGCATCAAGTACGACGAATTGCTCAAGGATATGCAGGCGTCGGTGCTGGAAAACAATGCGGAGCGCAAGAAGCAGGGCTATCCCGGCATGCATTTGATGGGCTGGGCGGAAAAACCCAGCTATGCCAAGGATACACACAAGCTGTACTGGGCCAAGGATCTGATGGTCGATGGCGGCGAGCACTCACTGAACTACAACGTGCGCGTGCTGGGCCGCGAAGGCGTATTGAACCTGAACGCGATTGCCAGCATGCAGCAGATCGAGGCGATCAAGAAAGAGATGCAGCAAGTGACGGCATTCACGGAATTTACCGAGGGTAACCGCTACACGGATTTCGACAGCAAGACGGACAAGGTGGCCGAATATGGCTTGGCGGCACTGGTGGCCGGTGGCGTGGCCAGCGAGCTGGGGCTGTTTGGCAAACTGCTGGCGCTGCTGCTGGCCTTCAAGAAAGTGCTGATTCTGGCCGTGGTGGGCGGCGGTGCGGCCATCGTCAAGTTCTTGGGCGGCAAGCGCAAGGATAAGCAGGCGCTGCAGCCACTGCCGCAGGCAGAACCGGTGGCACAGCCGGACCGTGCGCCCGATGGCAAGGTGAACCTGGATAAGTAA
- a CDS encoding NAD-glutamate dehydrogenase domain-containing protein, which yields MNHTPQDLRTQTLELINAAGNAGKAAAPVVQLVQAWLDSLDAEDLADIAPDSLAPVLVDGFTQAAKRAGSGCQIATLRYADGRGGMASALLILNEDMPYLVDSIVMAMRRQHLAVRGVMNTVLPVRRAADGSVEAVRQPGDPLESYVLVLLDEELAPEALAALVAALETVARDAAIVRRDAAAMSERLAAVATAASQHGEEGAEVAAFLEWARSGGFEVFGYAYYRVKPGVRELERDIPSRVGVLQDTAHPVYGTCLANIPGDFDTLAKRDSALSIVKADVAGTLHRDQQLDFIGVRDMDAQGAILGEHCFVGLFTRAGNSTPLAALPFARGRVAKVLSLAGVRQQGFRAEKFREILESLPRTEALEADLDWLAQVCGAVVSLYKQPRTKVFARRDVYARHLNVLVYLPRERYSASVASSLAKALQASSGATHVSMQTLVADGPLARVYLIAHAARYPLDLETDIEQPLLGVLDGWHNGFAAVADAVPDVALRTSLRKLCATLPLDYVAATAPAVAFRDLDTILRNTDPAHVAVRIETGAATTIRLYSANKVPPLSTILPALHNAGVAIDREQAYSVSLSDGTRYFVTSLTVDAASAAKLAQPSVVAVAQELFAALFNDTAEDGRLNGLVIEGGLSTREVQLVRAYTSYWRQTGSRFSVRYIAESLRKQPAQVKALVEAFLQRFDPSLSDAQHAAALESIAAIKAGLPSVNHADTEEILGALADLMAATLRTSYFQNNQAGDKIIFKFDTSSLALVPEPRPYREIFVFSRRFEGVHLRGGPVARGGLRWSDRMEDYRTEVLGLVKAQMVKNAVIVPAGAKGGFVCKMMPKDAVRETIAAEGEAVYRLFISSLLEVTDNRSLGNIVPPVDTVCFDDADPYLVVAADKGTATFSDIANGIAVQRGFWLGDAFASGGSNGYDHKKLGITAKGAFEAVKRHFYEMDHDLNTTPITMVGVGDMSGDVFGNGVLLSRQLKLVAAFDHRHIFLDPTPDVAVSFDERARLFALPRSSWDDYNKELISAGGGVYPRSARTIELSPQIRAALDIAETSLAPEELMHRILKSPVDLFYNGGIGTYIKASTETHAQVKDRANDHIRVSGNELRVKVVAEGGNLGATQAGRIEFALAGGRIFTDAIDNSAGVDCSDHEVNVKIWLDVEVNAGKLTEAERNRELYAMTDDVERLVLRDNTQQTHLLVRELQAQSESAVQDGYAALIASLEEEGALSRELEQLPSVAELARRKLDNRGLTTPELAVVIANVKNRFKRILSALPLTDETWAEPVLKPYFPSLLVETRSALDHPLANAILATVLANEVINRCGPLMIRNLAAEHGVDESAVILAWGQAWVALNLAPVFDALDADALTIPREVSIKVDAQTRVLQQTMIAGVLSVPAEQLRGAGLAELTRLFGAESKRELLKAVGIKSEAALVPGSTPAFVQAWDAVDALEVVAGFLFPALSVPRPASMDLAAFLQVGLALRSQAGIDTLERGLKLAAQGKSQEQLRNYAQQALRRTQQRLLSQVLARAEQGNAGQAVDAVTGALGLSAYVAATELEQAMLDVWTLSEAVNKITAESTAEAAV from the coding sequence ATGAATCACACGCCACAAGATTTGCGTACACAAACGCTGGAGCTGATTAACGCGGCTGGCAATGCAGGCAAGGCGGCAGCGCCTGTCGTGCAACTGGTGCAGGCATGGCTGGACTCGCTCGACGCCGAAGACCTGGCCGATATCGCGCCCGACAGCCTGGCGCCCGTGCTTGTCGACGGTTTCACGCAAGCTGCCAAGCGCGCGGGCAGCGGCTGCCAGATCGCCACCCTGCGTTATGCGGATGGCCGTGGCGGCATGGCGAGCGCCTTGCTGATCCTGAACGAAGACATGCCTTACCTGGTCGACTCCATCGTCATGGCCATGCGCCGCCAGCACCTTGCCGTGCGCGGCGTGATGAATACCGTGCTGCCCGTGCGCCGCGCCGCTGACGGCAGCGTCGAAGCGGTGCGCCAGCCTGGCGACCCGCTCGAATCGTATGTGCTGGTGCTGCTCGACGAAGAGCTGGCGCCGGAAGCCCTGGCTGCGCTGGTCGCCGCCCTGGAGACGGTCGCGCGTGACGCCGCCATCGTGCGCCGCGATGCCGCCGCCATGAGCGAGCGCCTGGCCGCTGTCGCCACGGCTGCATCGCAGCATGGCGAAGAAGGCGCGGAAGTGGCCGCCTTCCTGGAATGGGCACGCAGCGGCGGCTTTGAAGTGTTCGGCTACGCCTACTACCGCGTCAAGCCGGGCGTGCGCGAACTCGAACGCGACATCCCGAGCCGTGTCGGCGTGCTGCAGGATACGGCGCATCCTGTATACGGCACCTGCCTGGCGAATATCCCGGGCGACTTCGACACCCTGGCCAAGCGCGATTCGGCGCTGTCCATCGTCAAGGCCGACGTGGCGGGTACTTTGCACCGCGACCAGCAGCTGGACTTCATCGGCGTGCGCGACATGGATGCGCAAGGCGCGATTCTGGGCGAGCATTGCTTCGTCGGCCTGTTTACCCGCGCCGGCAATTCCACCCCGCTGGCGGCGCTGCCGTTTGCGCGCGGCCGCGTGGCCAAGGTATTGAGCCTGGCCGGCGTGCGCCAGCAAGGCTTCCGTGCCGAGAAATTCCGGGAAATCCTCGAATCGCTGCCGCGCACGGAAGCGCTGGAAGCGGACCTCGACTGGCTGGCGCAAGTGTGCGGCGCCGTCGTCTCGCTGTACAAGCAGCCGCGCACCAAGGTCTTTGCGCGCCGCGACGTGTATGCGCGACACCTGAACGTGCTGGTCTACCTGCCGCGCGAGCGCTACAGCGCCAGCGTGGCATCGAGCCTGGCAAAAGCGCTGCAAGCCAGTTCCGGCGCCACGCATGTGAGCATGCAAACCCTGGTGGCCGACGGCCCCCTGGCGCGTGTCTACCTGATCGCCCACGCCGCGCGCTATCCACTGGACCTGGAAACAGATATCGAACAGCCGCTGCTGGGCGTGCTCGATGGCTGGCATAACGGCTTTGCCGCCGTGGCCGACGCCGTGCCCGACGTGGCCCTGCGTACCAGCCTGCGCAAACTCTGCGCGACTTTACCGCTCGATTATGTGGCCGCCACGGCGCCGGCCGTTGCCTTCCGCGACCTCGACACCATCTTGCGCAACACCGATCCGGCACACGTGGCCGTGCGCATCGAGACGGGCGCCGCCACCACCATCCGTTTGTACTCGGCCAACAAGGTGCCGCCGCTGTCGACCATCCTGCCGGCACTGCACAATGCGGGCGTGGCCATCGACCGCGAACAGGCGTACTCCGTTTCGCTGTCCGACGGCACGCGCTATTTCGTCACCAGTCTGACGGTCGATGCCGCCAGCGCGGCGAAACTGGCGCAGCCATCCGTCGTCGCAGTGGCGCAGGAACTGTTTGCCGCCCTGTTCAACGATACGGCCGAAGATGGCCGCCTGAACGGCCTGGTCATCGAAGGCGGTTTGTCGACGCGTGAAGTGCAACTGGTGCGCGCTTACACCAGCTACTGGCGCCAGACGGGCAGCCGCTTCTCGGTGCGCTACATCGCCGAAAGCCTGCGCAAGCAGCCGGCACAGGTCAAAGCCCTGGTCGAGGCCTTCCTGCAGCGCTTCGACCCTTCGCTGTCCGACGCGCAGCACGCGGCGGCCCTGGAAAGCATCGCTGCCATCAAGGCCGGCCTGCCATCCGTGAATCACGCCGATACCGAGGAAATTCTCGGCGCGCTGGCCGACCTGATGGCCGCCACCCTGCGCACCAGCTACTTCCAGAACAATCAAGCCGGCGACAAGATCATCTTCAAGTTTGACACCAGCAGCCTGGCGCTGGTGCCGGAACCGCGTCCTTACCGCGAGATTTTTGTGTTCTCGCGCCGCTTTGAAGGCGTGCACCTGCGCGGCGGCCCTGTCGCCCGTGGCGGCTTGCGCTGGTCCGACCGCATGGAAGACTACCGCACCGAAGTGCTGGGCCTCGTCAAGGCGCAGATGGTGAAGAATGCCGTCATCGTGCCGGCCGGCGCGAAGGGTGGTTTTGTCTGCAAGATGATGCCGAAGGACGCTGTGCGCGAAACCATCGCGGCAGAAGGCGAAGCCGTCTATCGCCTGTTCATTTCCAGCCTGCTGGAAGTGACGGACAACCGTTCCCTGGGCAATATCGTCCCGCCAGTCGACACCGTGTGTTTTGACGATGCCGACCCTTACCTGGTGGTCGCCGCCGACAAGGGCACGGCCACGTTCTCGGACATCGCCAACGGCATCGCCGTGCAGCGCGGTTTCTGGCTCGGCGACGCGTTTGCCTCGGGCGGCTCGAACGGCTACGACCACAAGAAGCTGGGCATCACGGCCAAGGGCGCATTCGAAGCCGTGAAGCGCCACTTCTATGAAATGGACCACGACCTGAACACCACCCCGATCACCATGGTCGGCGTGGGCGACATGTCGGGCGACGTGTTCGGCAACGGCGTATTGCTGTCGCGCCAGCTGAAACTGGTGGCCGCATTCGACCACCGCCACATCTTCCTCGACCCGACACCGGACGTCGCCGTCTCGTTCGACGAACGCGCGCGCCTGTTTGCCTTGCCGCGTTCCTCGTGGGACGATTACAACAAGGAGCTGATCTCGGCTGGCGGCGGCGTGTATCCGCGCTCCGCCCGCACGATCGAACTGTCGCCGCAAATCCGCGCCGCGCTCGATATCGCGGAAACCTCGCTGGCGCCGGAAGAACTGATGCACCGCATCCTGAAGTCGCCCGTGGACCTGTTCTACAACGGCGGTATCGGTACCTACATCAAGGCCTCGACGGAAACGCACGCACAGGTGAAGGACCGCGCGAATGACCACATCCGCGTCAGCGGCAATGAGCTGCGCGTGAAAGTGGTGGCCGAAGGCGGCAACCTGGGTGCGACGCAGGCAGGCCGCATCGAGTTCGCGCTGGCGGGCGGACGCATCTTCACCGATGCGATCGACAACTCTGCCGGCGTGGATTGCTCGGACCATGAAGTGAACGTGAAAATCTGGCTGGACGTGGAAGTCAATGCGGGCAAGCTGACGGAAGCAGAACGCAATCGCGAGCTGTATGCGATGACGGATGACGTCGAGCGCCTGGTCTTGCGCGACAACACGCAGCAGACGCATTTGCTGGTGCGCGAGTTGCAGGCGCAAAGCGAGAGCGCCGTGCAGGATGGCTATGCCGCCCTGATCGCCAGCCTGGAAGAAGAAGGCGCCCTGTCGCGCGAACTGGAGCAACTGCCTTCAGTGGCCGAACTGGCACGCCGCAAGCTCGATAACCGTGGCTTGACCACGCCGGAACTGGCGGTGGTGATCGCCAACGTGAAGAACCGCTTCAAGCGCATCCTGTCCGCGCTGCCGTTGACGGATGAAACGTGGGCCGAACCGGTGCTGAAACCGTACTTCCCGTCCTTGCTGGTGGAAACCCGTTCGGCGCTCGACCACCCGCTGGCCAACGCCATCCTGGCGACCGTGCTGGCCAATGAAGTGATCAACCGCTGCGGCCCGCTGATGATCCGCAACCTGGCGGCGGAACACGGCGTGGACGAATCTGCCGTGATCCTCGCCTGGGGCCAGGCCTGGGTGGCGCTGAACCTGGCACCCGTGTTCGACGCGCTCGATGCCGATGCGCTGACGATTCCGCGCGAAGTGTCGATCAAGGTCGACGCGCAAACGCGTGTGCTGCAGCAGACGATGATCGCCGGCGTGCTGTCGGTGCCGGCCGAGCAGTTGCGCGGCGCCGGCCTGGCCGAACTGACTCGTTTGTTTGGCGCGGAATCGAAGCGCGAGCTGCTGAAAGCGGTCGGCATCAAGTCGGAAGCGGCGCTGGTGCCGGGCTCGACGCCGGCCTTCGTGCAAGCGTGGGATGCGGTCGACGCGCTGGAAGTCGTTGCTGGCTTCCTGTTCCCGGCCTTGTCCGTGCCGCGTCCTGCCTCGATGGACCTGGCCGCGTTCCTGCAAGTGGGCCTGGCCCTGCGCAGCCAGGCGGGCATCGACACCCTGGAGCGTGGTCTGAAGCTGGCCGCGCAAGGCAAGTCGCAGGAGCAGTTGCGCAACTACGCGCAGCAAGCACTGCGCCGCACGCAACAGCGTCTGCTGTCGCAGGTGCTGGCACGTGCCGAGCAAGGCAATGCGGGCCAGGCCGTCGATGCGGTGACGGGCGCGCTGGGCTTGTCGGCCTATGTGGCGGCGACGGAACTGGAGCAAGCCATGCTGGACGTGTGGACCTTGTCTGAAGCCGTGAATAAAATCACGGCGGAATCCACAGCGGAAGCGGCGGTGTAA
- a CDS encoding DUF1993 domain-containing protein yields the protein MSVSMYQATIPVFIRGLRVVSALLEKAQAHVEEDGIVPEILLGAQLAPDMLDLTAQVQRASDTSKMSVERLSGVPAPKFEDNEVSFEQLQERIANTIAYIDSVNAGQMAGSAQKEVVLNWTDEGTTFSGDNYLLSFALPNFYFHVSMVHAILRNNGVAVGKLDYLGPYD from the coding sequence ATGTCCGTGTCCATGTATCAGGCCACCATCCCCGTCTTCATTCGCGGCTTGCGGGTCGTCTCGGCCCTGCTGGAAAAAGCGCAAGCCCATGTGGAGGAAGATGGCATCGTGCCCGAGATTTTACTGGGCGCACAGCTGGCGCCCGACATGCTGGACTTGACGGCGCAGGTGCAGCGCGCCAGCGATACGTCGAAGATGTCGGTCGAGCGCCTGAGCGGTGTACCGGCGCCGAAGTTCGAAGATAACGAAGTGTCGTTCGAACAGTTACAAGAGCGTATCGCCAACACCATCGCCTACATCGACAGCGTGAATGCGGGCCAGATGGCGGGCAGCGCGCAGAAGGAAGTGGTGCTGAACTGGACCGACGAAGGAACGACATTCTCGGGCGACAATTACCTGCTCAGCTTTGCCTTGCCGAACTTCTATTTTCACGTCTCCATGGTCCACGCCATCCTGAGAAACAATGGCGTGGCCGTGGGCAAGCTTGACTATCTGGGACCGTACGACTAA